The proteins below come from a single Candidatus Zixiibacteriota bacterium genomic window:
- the proC gene encoding pyrroline-5-carboxylate reductase translates to MSDTKTKQRMAVIGGGNIGSAIALGLVNSKRFSPDQIMVTRRRVALLKDLEKQGFVIEADNCNAVRAAEIIVIAVEPGQLKGVLRQISPALDPNRHIVFSIVSGAEIAQIKKILDTDVPVVRVMPNTAVAIGESMTCISVDDTDKSAMETARSIFDSVGATLVIEEDLMVPATALCACGIAFFFRAIRAASQGGIEIGFHSREALQMAAQTAKGAAALLNRQKNHPETQIDLVTTPRGCTIAGLNNMEHQGFSSAMIRGILTSAEKAEKLFHVNNGED, encoded by the coding sequence ATGTCAGATACCAAGACTAAACAGAGAATGGCCGTGATCGGTGGCGGCAACATCGGCTCCGCGATCGCCCTGGGGCTGGTCAATTCCAAGAGATTCTCGCCTGACCAGATCATGGTCACGCGCCGTCGAGTTGCGCTTCTCAAGGATCTTGAGAAGCAGGGCTTCGTGATCGAGGCTGACAACTGCAATGCTGTCCGGGCGGCGGAAATAATTGTGATAGCTGTCGAACCGGGACAGCTCAAGGGCGTCCTCAGGCAGATATCACCCGCGCTCGATCCGAACCGTCATATAGTTTTCTCGATCGTTTCGGGAGCGGAGATTGCACAAATAAAGAAGATCCTCGACACAGATGTTCCGGTGGTGCGTGTAATGCCTAATACCGCGGTGGCAATCGGAGAGTCGATGACCTGTATATCCGTCGATGATACCGATAAGAGCGCAATGGAGACCGCGCGTTCGATTTTCGATTCAGTTGGAGCGACCCTGGTGATCGAGGAAGACCTGATGGTTCCGGCGACCGCTCTCTGCGCCTGCGGGATCGCCTTTTTCTTCCGGGCCATACGGGCGGCTTCTCAGGGCGGAATCGAGATCGGGTTCCATTCGCGCGAGGCGCTCCAGATGGCGGCCCAGACTGCCAAGGGGGCGGCGGCGCTTCTGAACCGGCAGAAAAATCATCCGGAAACACAGATCGACCTGGTGACCACTCCGCGTGGATGTACGATCGCCGGGCTGAACAATATGGAACACCAGGGGTTTTCCTCGGCCATGATCCGCGGCATCCTGACCTCCGCCGAAAAAGCGGAAAAGCTCTTTCATGTGAACAACGGCGAGGATTGA
- the lptB gene encoding LPS export ABC transporter ATP-binding protein, producing MENLSNQNQSETAGKPPCSILRSIDLEKTYRRRKVVDSVSIEVKCGEVVGLLGPNGAGKTTTFYSIIGFIKPDRGRVMIDDFDLTGLPMFKRARKGIGYLAQEPSIFRKLTVEDNIHGILQMRKIPKSQQKERLEFLLEELDIADLRNNYAYTLSGGERRRVEIARALALNPTFLLLDEPFAGIDPIAVEDIQNIIGKLKADDFGILITDHNVRETLSITDRAYIMCDGTILKAGTADYLANDPEARKVYLGEKFRLN from the coding sequence ATGGAAAACCTCTCGAACCAAAATCAGTCAGAAACTGCCGGCAAACCGCCCTGTTCGATCCTGCGCTCGATCGACCTGGAGAAAACTTATCGTCGACGAAAGGTGGTCGATTCGGTCTCGATCGAGGTCAAATGCGGTGAAGTAGTCGGACTGCTCGGCCCCAACGGCGCTGGAAAAACCACAACCTTTTACAGCATAATAGGTTTCATTAAGCCGGACAGGGGCCGTGTGATGATCGACGATTTCGATTTGACCGGTCTGCCAATGTTCAAACGGGCCCGCAAAGGGATCGGCTATCTGGCCCAGGAACCATCTATATTCCGCAAGCTGACGGTCGAGGACAATATCCATGGGATCCTGCAGATGCGAAAAATACCTAAATCGCAACAGAAAGAACGCCTTGAGTTCTTGCTGGAAGAGCTGGATATCGCCGATCTGAGAAATAACTATGCTTATACTCTCTCGGGCGGTGAGCGCCGACGGGTCGAAATCGCCCGTGCGCTGGCCTTGAACCCGACTTTTTTGCTACTGGATGAGCCTTTTGCCGGGATCGATCCGATCGCTGTTGAGGATATTCAGAACATAATTGGCAAGCTGAAGGCCGACGATTTCGGGATTCTGATCACCGACCACAATGTGCGCGAGACGCTTTCGATTACCGACCGGGCCTATATCATGTGCGACGGTACGATTTTGAAGGCCGGGACTGCTGATTATCTGGCCAATGACCCGGAGGCGCGCAAGGTCTACCTTGGTGAAAAATTCCGTTTAAACTGA